Proteins found in one Venturia canescens isolate UGA chromosome 6, ASM1945775v1, whole genome shotgun sequence genomic segment:
- the LOC122411804 gene encoding uncharacterized protein isoform X1 — MPTRICVSFDMGWTTRGTGRSYDSLSGNAVLIGLFSKKIIAYIAENRKCKKCDAGHSQQDHDCRKNCAGTAKGMEPKAAVEMTVRNPIFKKNKIQVGLIVADNDSTAIAAIRKSSNHEVVKQCDKNHTSKGVVNELYRLKGKYKELTVDTITYLQRCFSYCISQNQGNIQEMARAIRNIPYHCFNRHTNCGNWCTFKEHPEIYRHANINDGFHDESLFESLRNLFDILASKASSFAAGVSSNANESFNAMHVSKAPKSRVYGMSQSGDMRLACAVLKKNVGEEYVVKLTEKLSLSPGKYTEHYANNETSKAKRRYQSAITPQFKRRRLFLKKQKTMLRHQTESLEGVTYKRNIDLLKPHNARSDSSTIDKESSEVVIFFDLETGGLAKTADILQIAATCGNSSFSVYIQPTQKIDQRASAINGLRIVNEHLEYRGQIIPTLPLSSGMQEFYAFLQKFERKCVLTAHNCEFDSSRLLIAIEKTNMTDEFETVVHGFCDTLAITRRMPGSSARGNKLSELAKYYNIQSNDAHNAAADVAMLEAVIKKLNVSDEILIKSAVTWKKVIEKKDFLRRLPKEMMRLDKIKDCTSLGTRKKMVAAGITLEMIKCAYDENKIFGLINLLGEDENGILRVTKSRKIVQKIYDFLSRT, encoded by the coding sequence ATGCCGACTCGCATTTGCGTATCATTCGACATGGGATGGACAACTCGAGGTACCGGTCGCAGCTACGACAGCCTGAGTGGCAACGCAGTTCTCATTGGCCTATTcagcaaaaaaataatcgcttACATAGCGGAGAACCGAAAATGTAAGAAGTGCGATGCGGGACATTCCCAACAGGACCATGATTgcagaaaaaattgtgctgGAACAGCCAAAGGGATGGAGCCCAAGGCTGCGGTTGAAATGACCGTGCGAAATCCGATTttcaaaaagaataaaatacaaGTTGGATTGATTGTAGCTGACAATGACAGTACTGCTATTGCAGCAATTCGAAAATCGAGCAATCACGAAGTCGTGAAACAATGTGATAAAAATCACACCAGCAAGGGTGTTGTGAATGAATTGTACAGGCTGAAAGGAAAATACAAGGAACTGACCGTGGACACCATAACATATCTACAGCGCTGTTTTTCATATTGCATATCTCAAAATCAAGGAAATATTCAGGAGATGGCCCGAGCAATACGGAATATCCCGTACCATTGCTTCAATCGACATACCAACTGTGGGAATTGGTGTACTTTTAAAGAACATCCGGAGATTTATCGACACGCGAATATTAATGACGGCTTCCACGATGAGAGTTTGTTTGAATCCCTGCGAAATTTATTTGACATACTCGCAAGCAAAGCAAGTAGTTTCGCTGCTGGTGTTTCCAGCAATGCGAATGAAAGCTTTAATGCGATGCATGTCAGTAAGGCGCCTAAGTCACGCGTGTATGGCATGTCACAATCGGGTGATATGAGGCTGGCATGTGCAgtcctaaaaaaaaatgtcggggAGGAATATGTCGTGAAGCTTACCGAGAAGCTATCGTTGTCTCCTGGGAAATACACTGAACATTATGCAAATAATGAAACCTCCAAGGCAAAAAGAAGGTATCAGTCCGCTATAACTCCGCAATTTAAAAGACGTCGACTGTTTCTCAAAAAACAGAAAACTATGTTACGGCACCAAACCGAATCTTTAGAAGGAGTAACGTATAAAAGGAACATCGATCTTCTCAAACCTCACAATGCTCGATCAGATTCCTCCACGATTGATAAAGAATCTTCTGAGGTTGTAATCTTTTTTGACTTGGAAACGGGAGGTCTTGCTAAAACCGCAGACATTCTTCAGATAGCTGCAACATGCGGTAATTCGTCTTTTTCCGTCTACATACAACCAACACAGAAAATTGATCAACGGGCGAGTGCCATTAACGGATTGCGGATTGTTAACGAGCATCTCGAGTATCGTGGGCAGATAATTCCAACACTACCTTTATCGTCAGGCATGCAagaattttatgcttttcTACAAAAGTTCGAAAGAAAATGTGTTTTAACCGCACATAATTGTGAATTTGATTCCTCCAGATTGTTAATTGCTATCGAAAAAACGAACATGACAGATGAATTCGAAACAGTCGTGCATGGGTTTTGCGATACACTAGCAATAACAAGAAGAATGCCTGGATCGAGTGCAAGAGGAAATAAATTATCAGAATTGGCAAAATATTATAACATCCAGTCGAATGATGCCCACAATGCCGCTGCTGACGTTGCCATGCTTGAAGCGGttatcaaaaaattgaatgtttctGATGAGATATTGATCAAGTCTGCCGTAAcgtggaaaaaagttattgaaaaaaaagattttctcaGACGATTGCCAAAGGAGATGATGAGACTTGATAAGATAAAAGACTGTACATCGTTGGGcacacggaaaaaaatggttgcaGCTGGAATTACACTCGAGATGATTAAATGCGCCtacgacgaaaataaaattttcggacTGATCAATCTCTTGGGCGAAGATGAGAACGGGATTTTGCGGGTCACGAAATCGCGCAAAAtcgttcaaaaaatttacgattttctAAGTCGTACTTAG